From a single Carcharodon carcharias isolate sCarCar2 chromosome 4, sCarCar2.pri, whole genome shotgun sequence genomic region:
- the ak6 gene encoding adenylate kinase isoenzyme 6, translated as MEKQPNVLLTGTPGVGKTTLGKELAGRTGLTYINVGELAKEGNLYEGYDEEYSCPILDEDRVVDELDDKMSEGGIIVDYHGCDFFPERWFHIVFVLRTDNSILYDRLENRSYSGKKLQDNIQCEIFQTIYEEAMESYREEIVHQLPSNTPEDLERNLEQIVQWVEQWMKDNN; from the exons ATGGAGAAGCAGCCGAACGTTTTGCTGACAG GTACTCCAGGTGTTGGGAAGACGACCCTTGGGAAAGAGTTAGCTGGAAGAACTGGACTGACATACATTAATGTGGGAGAACTGGCAAAAGAAG GTAATCTGTATGAAGGCTATGATGAAGAATACTCATGTCCCATTCTGGATGAAGACAGG GTGGTTGATGAACTTGATGATAAGATGAGTGAAGGTGGGATAATTGTGGATTACCATGGCTGTGACTTTTTCCCAGAGCGCTGGTTCCATATTGTGTTTGTTCTTCGTACAGATAATTCAATTCTGTATGACCGATTGGAAAACAG GAGTTACAGTGGAAAGAAACTTCAGGACAACATACAGTGTGAGATTTTTCAGACTATATATGAAGAGGCAATGGAGTCATATCGAGAGGAGATTGTGCACCAATTACCCAGCAACACGCCCGAAGATTTAGAAAGGAATTTGGAACAGATTGTACAGTGGGTTGAACAGTGGATGAAAGATAACAATTAA